In a genomic window of Jaculus jaculus isolate mJacJac1 chromosome 8, mJacJac1.mat.Y.cur, whole genome shotgun sequence:
- the Ran gene encoding GTP-binding nuclear protein Ran: MAAQGEPQVQFKLVLVGDGGTGKTTFVKRHLTGEFEKKYVATLGVEVHPLVFHTNRGPIKFNVWDTAGQEKFGGLRDGYYIQAQCAIIMFDVTSRVTYKNVPNWHRDLVRVCENIPIVLCGNKVDIKDRKVKAKSIVFHRKKNLQYYDISAKSNYNFEKPFLWLARKLIGDPNLEFVAMPALAPPEVVMDPALAAQYEHDLEVAQTTALPDEDDDL; the protein is encoded by the exons ATGGCCGCGCAGGGAGAGCCGCAGGTCCAGTTCAAG CTCGTGCTGGTGGGCGACGGTGGCACCGGGAAGACGACGTTCGTGAAGCGCCACTTGACCGGGGAGTTTGAGAAGAAGTACGTGG ccACGCTGGGCGTCGAGGTGCACCCGCTCGTGTTCCACACCAACAGAGGGCCCATCAAGTTCAACGTGTGGGACACCGCCGGCCAGGAAAAATTCGGGGGACTGCGAGATGGCTATTACATCCAAG CCCAGTGTGCCATTATTATGTTTGATGTAACATCAAGAGTCACCTACAAGAATGTGCCTAACTGGCATAGAGATCTGGTACGAGTATGTGAAAACATCCCCATTGTGTTATGTGGCAACAAAGTGGATATTAAGGACAGGAAAGTGAAGGCAAAATCTATTGTCTTCCACCGAAAGAAGAATCTCCAG TACTATGATATTTCTGCCAAAAGCAACTACAACTTTGAGAAGCCCTTCCTCTGGCTTGCTAGAAAGCTCATtggagaccctaacttggaattCGTTGCTATGCCTGCTCTTGCCCCGCCTGAGGTGGTCATGGACCCAGCGTTGGCAGCGCAGTATGAGCACGATTTAGAG GTTGCGCAGACAACTGCCCTCCCGGATGAGGATGACGACCTGTGA